GGATTCTGTTCCTTCAGGCTCTTGATGAACTGGGTGTGGTCGGATTCGTAACCGCGGTGTTGCTTGAACAGGAATTTCATAGCTTGAATGAAGGTTGAGTACATTGGTGAAAACCAACGCGTATTCTACCGCGCTGCGGCATGCCGCAGGGAATTCTGTCGCAGCGCAGCGACGAGTTGTCGAATCGGTTATGCTCTTCAGCAATGAATACCCGACTGACACCCCACACCGTGTTCCTGCTGACGCTGCCGCCGCTGCTGTGGGCCGGCAATGCCATCGCGGGCCGGCTCGTGCACGACATGGTGCCGCCGATCCTGCTGAACCTGCTGCGCTGGGTGTTGGCGCTGCTGATCCTGCTGCCGCTGGCCGGCCCGGTATTCCGGCGCGGCAGCGGCCTGTGGCCGCATTGGCGCCGCTACGCAGTGCTGGGCCTGCTTGGCGTGGGCCTGTACAACGCGCTGCAATATCTGGCGCTGCAAAGCAGCACACCCATTAATGTAACCCTGGTCGCGGCCGGCATGCCCGTATGGATGATGCTGACGGGCTGGCTGTTTTTCGGCGTGCGCGTCAGCCGGCGCCAGGTTATCGGCGCCATTCTATCGATTGCCGGCGTATTGCTGGTCTTGGCACGGGGCGATCTCGCGCATTTGCTGGCATTAAGGCTCGTTGCCGGCGATTTATTCATGATCCTGGCGACGATCGCCTGGTCGCTGTACAGCTGGTTATTGACGCGTACCCATGAGCCCGCCAGCCTGCGCGCCGATTGGGCAGGTTTCCTGCTGGCCCAAGTGGGATTCGGCGTGCTGTGGTCGGGATTATTCGCGGCCGGCGAATGGACCTGGTCGGACGCCACCGTCCATTGGACCCCGACATTATTCGCCGTACTGGCGTACGTTGCGATCGGACCGGCTGTCGTGGCGTTCCGCTGCTGGGGCGAGGGCGTCCGTCGCGCCGGCCCCGCCATTGCGGCATTCTTCAGCAATCTGACGCCGTTGTTCGCGGCCATCTTATCGTCGGCGTTTCTCGGCGAATTGCCGCACCTTTATCATGGCTTTGCGTTTCTGCTGATCGTCGGTGGCATCGTCGTGTCGTCGCGCCGGCCCGCATAAAGCCGTGCGCCGGCGGCGGCGCGGTTCTGCTACCTTGGATCGTCATCCAGTCGGGAGAATAGCTCATGCGTATCTTGATGCTGGTCGTCGCATCCGCCGCGTTGCTGCTGGCCGGCTGCGACCAGGCCCCGCCGAAGCCACCGAAGCCGATCGCAGCGAGCGTGCACTAGGGGGCTCACGGGCGTGGTGCGCCATATGTTGGCTTGTCTACGCCTGAAGTCGGCTTGCGGATCAGGTTGAGGGTCTGTCCCTGCAAGGGACTGACCCTGGTTTTATTCGATGCAGCGTGCGGATCGCTTGACGCACGCACGAGATTGCAGAGGCCGCCGATAAAAACCGGGGTCAGTCCCGCAGGGACAGACCCCAAGCCTAATCACGCAATACCCGCCGCATCACCAGCGGCGCCGGCTCCAGCGGATTGGCATGGGAATATTCCAGCTCCGGTGCCAGCTCGAATTCGTAGGCCGAATAAAAATCGATCAGCTTGGGCTGGTCGGGGCGTACCGCCAGCCTTAACTCGTCGATGCCCGATTCGAGGCCGTGGTGAATCACGGCTTCCAATAAATGCTGGGACAGGTTGCGGCCGCGATATTCCGGCAGCACGCCCATCCGCAATATCTCCCATACACCCGGTTCGGTATCGTGCGGCAGCCACCGTACGGAACCGATCGGTTCGGCGTCGTCCAATAAAATAAAACCGCCGCCCTGGCGCAGATGTTCCGCGACCAGGACGGCGGTTTCACGATGGCCGGAAGAGGTGACGCTGACCTTGCCGGCCCACGCTTTGCGCGTCAGGCCGGCAATCAGCGCCACATCGTCATCGTCCGCCGGGCGGACTGCGATCGGACTGCCCATCGGTTTTTATCGATCCTCAGCGAATCCGCATGCCCGGCTGCGCACCCGGCCATGGATGGAGGATATAAATACCCGGATTGGTTTTCTCGTCCGCGCTGGACGCCGCCAATACCATGCCTTCGGAAATACCGAACTTCATTTTACGGGGGGCCAGGTTGGCCACCATGACCGTCAATTTGCCGACCAGGTCTTCCGGCTGGTACATCGACTTGATGCCGGAGAAGACATTGCGGTGCCGACCTTCGCCCACGTCCAGCGTCAGGCGCAGCAGCTTGTCCGACCCTTCCACGTGTTCGCAGTTGACGATCTGCGCGATGCGCAGGTCGACCTTGGCGAAATCGTCGATCTTGATTTCGGGCGCCAGCGGCTCGATGCCTTCCGGGACGGCGGCGGGGGCGGCGGGGGCGGCGACAGCCGGCGCTGCAGCAGCCGGTGCGGCGGCTGGCTTGGGCGCGTCGAACAGGTCGTCGATCATCTTCGCGTCCACCCGCGTCATCAGGTGGCTGTAGGCGCCGATGGTGCGGCCCAGCATCGACGTGCTGGCGGCCGCCAGGGTCGTATCGGCCCACTCATGGCGCTCGTCGTTCAGGAACGTGCGGACGTTGGCGGCCACGCCCGGCAGCACCGGCGACAGCAGGATCGTCAATTGGCGGAACAGGATCAGCGCCGTCGTGCACACTTCGTGCAGTTCGGCCAATTTCGTTTCATCCTTGGCCAGCACCCATGGCTTGTTCTCGTCGACGTACTGGTTGGTCACGTCGGCGATTTCCATGATCTCGCGCAGCGCCCGGCCGAACTCGCGATTCTCGTAGCTTTCCGCGATGGCGACTTGGCGTTCGGCCCCCTCGACGGTCGTCAGCGCGCGGCGGATCCAGCCCAGCGACGTCTCGGACAGGCTGTCGGCCAGCTTGCCATCGAACTTCTTGGCAATGAAGCCGGCGCAGCGGCTGGCGATATTGACGTACTTGCCGATCAGGTCCGAGTTGACCCGGGCCACGAAGTCCTCGCCCGTGAAGTCCAGGTCTTCCACCTTGGCGTTCAGCTTGAAGGCGATGTAGTAGCGCAGCCATTCCGGGTTCATGCCCAGGTTCAGGTAGCGCAGCGGCGAGATGCCGGTGCCGCGCGACTTGGACATTTTTTCATTGTTGACGGTCAGGTGGCCGTGCACGTTGACCTTCAGCTTGTCGATGACGGGGTGCTCGGCGAACTTCAGCATGGCCGGCCAGAACAGCAGGTGGAAGGAAACGATGTCCTTGCCGATGAAGTGGATCTGCTCGGCGGCCGGATCGTTCAGGAATGCCTCGTAGTCGATGCCTTGCTTGCCGAAGTAGTTCTTCAGCGAAGCCAGGTAGCCCACGGGCGCATCCAGCCACACGTAGAAGAACTTGCCCGGCGCGTCCGGAATCGGGATGCCGAAGTAGGGCGCGTCGCGCGAGATGTCCCAGTCGGCCAGCTTTTCGCCCGACTCACCCAGCCATTCGGAGACCTTGTTGACCATTTCCGGCTGCAGGCGCCCCGGCGTGTTCAGCCAGTCGCGCAGGAATTCGAAGCAGCGCGGGTCGGACAGCTTGAAGAAATACTGCTCGGAAGGCTTCAGGATCGGCGTCGCGCTGGTGAACACGGAATACGGATTGACGAGGTCGGTCGGCTGGTAGGCCGCGCCGCACACCTCGCAGTTGTCGCCGTACTGATCCTTGGCGCCGCATTTCGGGCATTCGCCCTTGATGTTGCGGTCGGCCAGGAACATGCCCTTGACGGGGTCGAAGAAGCGGTCGACCGTCTTGGTCTGGATCAGGCCCACGTCGCGCAGGCGGCGGTAGATGCCTTGCGACAGCTCGACATTCTCCGGCGAATCGGTCGAATACCAGTTGTCAAAAGCGATATGAAAACCGTCCAGGTATTGCGCCCGGCCGGCGGCGATCTTGGCGACAAACTCCTGCGGCGTGATGCCTTCCTTTTCGGCGGCGATCATGATCGGGGTGCCGTGCGTGTCGTCGGCGCCGACGAAGTGCACTTCCCGGTCCTGCTGCATGCGCTGGTAACGCACCCAGATGTCGGCCTGGATGTATTCCATCATGTGGCCGATGTGGAACGCGGCGTTGGCATAGGGCAGGGCAGTGGTGACGAACAGCTTGCGGGTCATGGTCGGCGCGAAAGAAGATAAATAAAACTGCCATTTTAACAGCGCCCGGGCGGCCTGCGCAGCGGCCCGGGTGTGCACCGTGTCTATCGGTCCATTTTGCGCTAGACTGCGGCATCACCAACGGAGAAATACATGAGCATCACAACGGAAGACGTCAAGGCCGCCCTGTCGCAGGTCATCGATCCCAACACCGGCAAGGACTTCGTCACGACGAAATCGGTTCGCAACCTGAAGGTCGAGAACGGCGCCATCGCCGTCGACATCGAACTGGGCTACCCGGCCCGCAGCCAGGTCGAAGGCATCCGCGCCAGCGTGCTGGCCGCGCTGCAGCCCTTTGGCCTCGGCATCGCCCTGAACGTCACGAGCAAGATCATCGCCCACACCGTGCAGCGCGGCCTGAAGCCCCTGCCGAACGTGAAGAACATCGTCGCCGTCGCCTCCGGCAAGGGCGGCGTCGGCAAATCCACCACGGCAGTCAACCTGGCGCTGGCGCTGGCCGCCGAAGGCGCCACCGTCGGCGTGCTCGATGCGGACATCTACGGCCCGTCGCAGCCGATGATGCTGGGCGTGTCGGGTCGGCCCATGTCGAACGACGGCAAGACGATGGAACCGATGGAAGGCCACGGCATCCAGGTGTCGTCGATCGGCTTCCTGATCGATCCGGACGAGCCGATGGTCTGGCGCGGCCCGATGGTCACGCAGGCGTTGCAGCAATTGCTGGACCAGACCAACTGGCGCGAGCTGGACTACCTCGTCGTCGACATGCCACCGGGCACCGGCGACATCCAGCTGACGCTCTCGCAGAAAGTACCCGTGACGGGCGCCGTGATCGTCACGACGCCGCAGGACATCGCGCTGCTGGACGCGCGCAAGGGCCTGAAGATGTTCGAGAAGGTCGGCATCCCGATCCTGGGCGTGGTGGAGAACATGAGCACCCACATCTGCTCCAACTGCGGCCACACCGAGGAGATCTTCGGCGCCGGCGGCGGCGAGAAGATGTGCGCGGACTTCGGTGTCGACTTCCTGGGCAAGCTGCCCCTGAAGATGGCGATCCGCGAGCAGACCGATTCCGGCAAGCCCACGGTCGTGGCGGACCCGGATGGCCAGGTCGCCACGCTGTACAAGGAGATCGCGCGCAAGGTGGCGATCAAGGTGGCGGAAAAGGCCAAGGACATGAGCAGCAAATTCCCCTCGATCGTGATCAAGAACGACTAACCAGGAACTTCAACCTCCAAGGAGTGTTATGCCCGCCCTGACGATGCCCCGCCGTACTCGTGTCTTGTTGGCTGCCCTGCTGGCAGTCCCGTTGAGCAGCATGGGGGCGTGGCAGGACACCGCCGCGACAAAGCCTGAAAAGACCGTCAGGCCCTGGCAGCGCCAGGCCAGCGGCACGGAGTCGCAGTTGCGCGGCCTGTCGGTCGTCAGCCCGACGGTCGCGTGGGCCAGCGGCGCCAAGGGCACGGTGCTGCGCACGGTGGACGGCAAGACGTGGAAGAAGTTCATCGTCCCCGGCGCCGAGGCACTCGACCTGCGCGATATCCACGCATTCGATGCCGACACCGCCACGGTGCTGAGCATCGGCCCGGGCGATGCGTCGCGCATCTACCGCACTACCGATGGTGGGGCCACGTGGGCCCTGCAGATCACCAACCCGGATGCGAATGGCTTCTGGGATTGCATCGCGTTCTGGGACCGCGACAATGGCCTGGTGTTCGGCGACCCGGTCGACGGCGCCTACCAGGTGCTGACGACGAGCGACGGCGGCGCCAGCTGGCAGGCCACGGTCGATCCGAACGGCCTGAAGGCGCTGTCGAACGAGGCGGCGTTTGCCGCGAGCGGCACGTGCCTGTCGGTGGTGGGCGAGAACGATGCGTGGTTCGCCACGGGCGGTGGCGCGCAGGCGCGGGTGTTCCATTCGACGGACCGGGGCCGCAGCTGGGAAGCGGCCGAGACGCCGATCCCGGCCGGTGCCCCGGCCAAGGGCGTGTTCTCGGTAGGCTTCCGCGACAGCGACGTCGGCCTGGCTGTCGGTGGCGACTATTCGGACCGTCGCCTCGGCACGCTCAATGGCGCGCGCAGCGAGGACGGCGGCGCCACCTGGACGCCCGCGCCGGTGCTGCCGGCCGGGTACATGTCGGTGGTGGTGCCAGTCCCAGGTGCGCCGGATGCGTTTGTCGCCGGCGGCCTGGCCGGTTCCGGCTACAGCCTGGATGCAGGCCGCACGTGGAAGGTGCTGGACAAGCTGCCCGTCAACACGGTGGGCTTCGCGTCGGCCACGGTGGGCTGGGCGGTGGGGCCGAAAGGCCTCGTGATGAAATACAAGGGGCCAAAGCTGAGCAAATAAGCGGTGTGAATCCGGGAGGAGGCATCATGCGCAATCTGCGGGGTAGTGCGGCAGCCTGGCTGCTGGCGGCATTGACGGCGGGGCCGGCCTGTGCCCAGTCGCCATCGGTCTCGTTTGTCCAGCCGAAGGACGGCGCGACGGTGACGAGCCCGTTCCGGGTCAAGTTCGCCGTCGTCGGCATGGAAGTGCAGCCCGCCGGTGCCGTCGTGCCGAACGGCGGCCATCATCACCTGCTGATCGACCGCGACGCCATCGGCAAGGCGCAGCCGATCCCGTTCGACGACAACCACCTCCATTTCAGCAAGGGCCAGACCGAGACGGAGGTGAAGCTGCCGCCGGGCCAGTACAAGCTGACCATGCAGTTCGCCGACGGCGCCCACCAGTCCTACGGCGAAGCGCTCAGCAAGACCATCCGCGTCACCGTCAAGTAAGGCCCCGGCAGGTCGGCCCGGCCCCACCGGGCCGCACGGCCGGGCTCGTGTCCCACATCGGGGTCAGGCACCTTGGTGAGACACGAGCCCGGCCGTTGTTCGCTGCATGGCTTATTTGGCCCGGGCGAACGGCACGTCCATCGCGCCCGCCTTCAACCGGCCGCCGCCATCCACGCCGCCGAAGCGCAGCTCGCCCTCCATCGACGTAACAAACCAGCTGCCGTCCGGCGCCGCGTGCAGCGGTTCGGCCGCGCCTTCCTTCAGCGCCACCGTCAGGCCGTCGCCGGCGCGCGCGATCGTGAAGTCGCCCAGCCCGTCAATGGCATATTTGCCGGGCAGCGCAGCCAGGGCCGCGGCCGGCGTCGGCACGGCCGCACGCACCTTCGGCCGCTTGGTGGGCCAGTCGTACTGCGCCGCGACGGCCCGCACGATCTCGCCGGCCAGCTCGCCGCCGCGGTCGCCGTTGGTCATCACGACCACGCCATCCCCGCGCTCCGTGTACGCCACCATCAGGCTCTGGTAGCCCGCATTCGAGCCGCCGTGGCCGAACGACTGGGCCTGGCCCGTATCCTCCACACCGAGCCCCAGGCCGTAATCCTGCAGCACGGGCGCCAGCATCAGCTGCGTCATCGACTGCGACAGCACCTTGTTGGACTGGCCCGCCGCCGCGCGCTTGATCTCGATGGCGAACCTGGCCAGGTCCGACGGTGTCGTCCACAGGCCGGCCGCGGCCAGTTCCGGGTAGGTATGCGGACCGCCCGGGACCGGCTTGCCGTTGCCGTCGTGCGGCAGCGCGGCGCGCGCCAGTTGCGCCGCCGGCAGGGGCTGGGCGAAGCTGCTGTCGGCCATGCCCAGGGGCTTCAGCACCGTCTCCTGCAGCAGTTGCGGGAAGGGCTGCTTGGCCCGTTCCGTCATCACGTACTGCACCACTTCATAGCCGCCGCCCGAGTAGCGCCATTTGGTGCCGGGGCGCGTCGCCACATGGACGCCGCGCGAGTTGGCGGGCTTGGCGCCGTTCAGGAGCTGTATCAGTGTCGGCACGGGACTGCCCGCCGGGTAGCCGGCAAAGCCATGGACCGTGGTGCCGGCCGTGTGCGACAGCAGCTGGCGCAGCGTGACGGGCGAGTCATCCATGTCCTTCGGCAGCTTCCACAACGTCGTATAGCCGTTCACGTCGCGATCGAGCGCGAGCTGGCCCAGCTCCACCATCTTCAGGGCAGCCATCGCGGTCACCGGCTTGCTGATCGACGCGGCCTGGAACAAGGTGGCCGGCGTGACGGGTGCGCCACCGGGCGTGACGACGCCGTAGCCCCGCGCCCACTCGATCTCGCCCGCGTGGATCACGGCGATGCTGGCGCCGGGCACGCGCAGGCGTGCCATCTCGGCGGCCAAGGTACGCTTGACAGGCGGCGCGCCGGCGATCGTCACGGCCGGCAGCAGGCCGTTTTCGACGGCGGCGATGCGCTGCGCCAGCGTGGGGTCGGTGGCGGCCAGCGCCGGCGCGGCAAGCATCGTTGCCAATAGGGAGAAGGGCAGCATGAAAGGCAGGGCGGGGCGTCGGAACAAGGCATGGCTCCTTAAAGGTTGTCGATTCGAGTATAAGCGAGTTGCGGGTAAAATAAGCCCTTTATCCCTACCGCTTCATACCGAGATGACCACTGCACCAGCCACCCCCGTCCGCACCCGGTTCGCCCCCAGCCCGACCGGCTTCCTCCACCTGGGCGGCGCCCGCACCGCGCTGTATTCCTGGGCCTACGCGCGCCACTTCGGCGGCACCTTCGTGCTGCGCATCGAGGACACCGACCTGGAACGTTCCACCCCCGAAGCCGTGCAGGCCATCATCGACGGCATGCAGTGGCTTGGCCTCGACCATGACGAAGGCCCGTTCTACCAGATGCAGCGCATGGACCGCTACCGCGAGGTGATCGCGCAGATGCTGGCCGCCGGCACCGCCTACCACTGCTACTCGACGCCCGAGGAAGTCGAGGCGATGCGCGAGCGCTTCCGCGCGGCCGGCGAGAAGCCGCGTTACGACGGCACCTGGCGCCCGGAAGAGGGCAAGGCCCTGCCCGCCATCCCGGAGGGCCGCAAGCCGGTGGTGCGCTTCAAGAATCCGCTGGATGGCGACGTCACGTGGAACGATGTCGTCAAGGGCACGATCACGATCTCCAACAAGGAGCTGGACGACCTGATCATCGCCCGTACCGACGGCACGCCCACGTACAACTTCTGCGTCGCGGTGGACGATTGGGACATGCGCATCACGCACGTGCTGCGCGGCGACGACCACGTCAACAACACGCCCCGCCAGATCAACATCCTGCGCGCGATCGGCGCGCCGCTGCCGGAGTATGGCCACCTGCCGATGATCCTGGGCTCGGACGGCCAGAAGCTGTCCAAGCGCCACGGCGCCGTCAGCGTGATGGAGTACCCGGCGCAGGGCTTCCTGCCCGAGGCGATGCTGAACTACCTGGCGCGCCTGGGCTGGAGCCACGGCGACGACGAGGTGTTCTCGATGGACCAGTTCTGCGAATGGTTCAACCTGGAGCACCTGACGGCCTCGGCCGCCCAGTTCAACAACGAGAAGCTGGCGTGGCTGAACAACCACTGGATCAAGCAGGCCGACAACGGCCGCCTGGCCGAGCTGGCGAAGCCGCGCATGCTGGCGGCCGGCGCGCAGTTCGACGGCGCGCCCGACTTGGCCACGGTGCTGGCGCTGCTGAAGGAGCGCACCAATACCGTCAATGAACTGGCGGACGCGGCGATGCTGTTCTACCGCCAGCCGCAGCCGGACGAGGCGCTGATGACGCAGCACTTCACGGACGCCGTCAAGCCGGCCCTGGCCCAGTTTGCCGAGCGCATCCAGACGGTCGAGTGGACCAAGGAAGCCATTGCCGCGATGATCAAGGAAGTGCTGGCCGCCCATGGCCTGAAAATGCCGCAGATGGCGATGCCGCTGCGCCTGATCGTCACGGGCCAGTTGCAGACGCCTGCCATCGATGCCGTGCTGCAGTTGTTTGGCCGTGATACGGTCGCGGCACGCGTGGCGAAATACCTGTGAAGTTTTACTGAAAATATTTCAGCGGGGTATTTGCGTTTTCCGTAACGGCTGCTATACTTCTGTCTCTTCGCAAACGGGGGTATAGCTCAGCTGGGAGAGCGCTTGCATGGCATGCAAGAGGTCAGCGGTTCGATCCCGCTTACCTCCACCAGTTTGGCGAAGAATGTAGTGGTAGTAGTTGTTCCGGGTCCCCATCGTCTAGA
This is a stretch of genomic DNA from Pseudoduganella chitinolytica. It encodes these proteins:
- a CDS encoding DMT family transporter — its product is MNTRLTPHTVFLLTLPPLLWAGNAIAGRLVHDMVPPILLNLLRWVLALLILLPLAGPVFRRGSGLWPHWRRYAVLGLLGVGLYNALQYLALQSSTPINVTLVAAGMPVWMMLTGWLFFGVRVSRRQVIGAILSIAGVLLVLARGDLAHLLALRLVAGDLFMILATIAWSLYSWLLTRTHEPASLRADWAGFLLAQVGFGVLWSGLFAAGEWTWSDATVHWTPTLFAVLAYVAIGPAVVAFRCWGEGVRRAGPAIAAFFSNLTPLFAAILSSAFLGELPHLYHGFAFLLIVGGIVVSSRRPA
- the metG gene encoding methionine--tRNA ligase, with amino-acid sequence MTRKLFVTTALPYANAAFHIGHMMEYIQADIWVRYQRMQQDREVHFVGADDTHGTPIMIAAEKEGITPQEFVAKIAAGRAQYLDGFHIAFDNWYSTDSPENVELSQGIYRRLRDVGLIQTKTVDRFFDPVKGMFLADRNIKGECPKCGAKDQYGDNCEVCGAAYQPTDLVNPYSVFTSATPILKPSEQYFFKLSDPRCFEFLRDWLNTPGRLQPEMVNKVSEWLGESGEKLADWDISRDAPYFGIPIPDAPGKFFYVWLDAPVGYLASLKNYFGKQGIDYEAFLNDPAAEQIHFIGKDIVSFHLLFWPAMLKFAEHPVIDKLKVNVHGHLTVNNEKMSKSRGTGISPLRYLNLGMNPEWLRYYIAFKLNAKVEDLDFTGEDFVARVNSDLIGKYVNIASRCAGFIAKKFDGKLADSLSETSLGWIRRALTTVEGAERQVAIAESYENREFGRALREIMEIADVTNQYVDENKPWVLAKDETKLAELHEVCTTALILFRQLTILLSPVLPGVAANVRTFLNDERHEWADTTLAAASTSMLGRTIGAYSHLMTRVDAKMIDDLFDAPKPAAAPAAAAPAVAAPAAPAAVPEGIEPLAPEIKIDDFAKVDLRIAQIVNCEHVEGSDKLLRLTLDVGEGRHRNVFSGIKSMYQPEDLVGKLTVMVANLAPRKMKFGISEGMVLAASSADEKTNPGIYILHPWPGAQPGMRIR
- a CDS encoding WD40/YVTN/BNR-like repeat-containing protein; amino-acid sequence: MSSMGAWQDTAATKPEKTVRPWQRQASGTESQLRGLSVVSPTVAWASGAKGTVLRTVDGKTWKKFIVPGAEALDLRDIHAFDADTATVLSIGPGDASRIYRTTDGGATWALQITNPDANGFWDCIAFWDRDNGLVFGDPVDGAYQVLTTSDGGASWQATVDPNGLKALSNEAAFAASGTCLSVVGENDAWFATGGGAQARVFHSTDRGRSWEAAETPIPAGAPAKGVFSVGFRDSDVGLAVGGDYSDRRLGTLNGARSEDGGATWTPAPVLPAGYMSVVVPVPGAPDAFVAGGLAGSGYSLDAGRTWKVLDKLPVNTVGFASATVGWAVGPKGLVMKYKGPKLSK
- a CDS encoding serine hydrolase domain-containing protein, with amino-acid sequence MFRRPALPFMLPFSLLATMLAAPALAATDPTLAQRIAAVENGLLPAVTIAGAPPVKRTLAAEMARLRVPGASIAVIHAGEIEWARGYGVVTPGGAPVTPATLFQAASISKPVTAMAALKMVELGQLALDRDVNGYTTLWKLPKDMDDSPVTLRQLLSHTAGTTVHGFAGYPAGSPVPTLIQLLNGAKPANSRGVHVATRPGTKWRYSGGGYEVVQYVMTERAKQPFPQLLQETVLKPLGMADSSFAQPLPAAQLARAALPHDGNGKPVPGGPHTYPELAAAGLWTTPSDLARFAIEIKRAAAGQSNKVLSQSMTQLMLAPVLQDYGLGLGVEDTGQAQSFGHGGSNAGYQSLMVAYTERGDGVVVMTNGDRGGELAGEIVRAVAAQYDWPTKRPKVRAAVPTPAAALAALPGKYAIDGLGDFTIARAGDGLTVALKEGAAEPLHAAPDGSWFVTSMEGELRFGGVDGGGRLKAGAMDVPFARAK
- a CDS encoding GNAT family N-acetyltransferase, which translates into the protein MGSPIAVRPADDDDVALIAGLTRKAWAGKVSVTSSGHRETAVLVAEHLRQGGGFILLDDAEPIGSVRWLPHDTEPGVWEILRMGVLPEYRGRNLSQHLLEAVIHHGLESGIDELRLAVRPDQPKLIDFYSAYEFELAPELEYSHANPLEPAPLVMRRVLRD
- a CDS encoding DUF4399 domain-containing protein yields the protein MRNLRGSAAAWLLAALTAGPACAQSPSVSFVQPKDGATVTSPFRVKFAVVGMEVQPAGAVVPNGGHHHLLIDRDAIGKAQPIPFDDNHLHFSKGQTETEVKLPPGQYKLTMQFADGAHQSYGEALSKTIRVTVK
- the apbC gene encoding iron-sulfur cluster carrier protein ApbC, encoding MSITTEDVKAALSQVIDPNTGKDFVTTKSVRNLKVENGAIAVDIELGYPARSQVEGIRASVLAALQPFGLGIALNVTSKIIAHTVQRGLKPLPNVKNIVAVASGKGGVGKSTTAVNLALALAAEGATVGVLDADIYGPSQPMMLGVSGRPMSNDGKTMEPMEGHGIQVSSIGFLIDPDEPMVWRGPMVTQALQQLLDQTNWRELDYLVVDMPPGTGDIQLTLSQKVPVTGAVIVTTPQDIALLDARKGLKMFEKVGIPILGVVENMSTHICSNCGHTEEIFGAGGGEKMCADFGVDFLGKLPLKMAIREQTDSGKPTVVADPDGQVATLYKEIARKVAIKVAEKAKDMSSKFPSIVIKND
- the gltX gene encoding glutamate--tRNA ligase, which translates into the protein MTTAPATPVRTRFAPSPTGFLHLGGARTALYSWAYARHFGGTFVLRIEDTDLERSTPEAVQAIIDGMQWLGLDHDEGPFYQMQRMDRYREVIAQMLAAGTAYHCYSTPEEVEAMRERFRAAGEKPRYDGTWRPEEGKALPAIPEGRKPVVRFKNPLDGDVTWNDVVKGTITISNKELDDLIIARTDGTPTYNFCVAVDDWDMRITHVLRGDDHVNNTPRQINILRAIGAPLPEYGHLPMILGSDGQKLSKRHGAVSVMEYPAQGFLPEAMLNYLARLGWSHGDDEVFSMDQFCEWFNLEHLTASAAQFNNEKLAWLNNHWIKQADNGRLAELAKPRMLAAGAQFDGAPDLATVLALLKERTNTVNELADAAMLFYRQPQPDEALMTQHFTDAVKPALAQFAERIQTVEWTKEAIAAMIKEVLAAHGLKMPQMAMPLRLIVTGQLQTPAIDAVLQLFGRDTVAARVAKYL